The window ACTTCCTGGACCGCACCTTCACCCTTCAGGCGCTCGGACCCGGTGGCTTCACCGACGCCCTGCTTGGCCTTGCCCATTGCCTCGTTTGCGGTGCCCTTGATCTTGTCGGTCGTGCTACCCATGAAACTCTCCTCGCGTTTTGCTCGCTAGGACAACGTTCGACGGTTATGAGGGTTCCGATTTTGTTATGGCTCGATGTCGCGGCTTTGGGTTAGTTTGCCGCACACGGAACAAAATAGAAAGCAAGTCCCATGACCGGCCATGACCATTCGCATTCCCACCATGACCACGATCACGACGATCGCTGGAAACATGACGGCGTGCGCGTCATTCCCGGCAACCAGCTCGATACCAACGTGCCGTCGACGGCGGGTATGGACCGCGCCGCCGCGATCAATTTCGCGCGCGTCGGTGCGCAGAAATTGTGGGCGGGCACGGTCAGCATCAAGCCCGACGCCAAGACCGGCGCGCACCACCACGGCCATCTCGAAAGCGTCATCTACGTGGTGAAGGGCAAGGCGCGGATGCGCTGGGGCGAGAGCCTGCAATTCACCGCGGAAGCCGGCCCTGGCGACTTCATTTTC of the Bradyrhizobium sp. WSM1417 genome contains:
- a CDS encoding CsbD family protein; the encoded protein is MGSTTDKIKGTANEAMGKAKQGVGEATGSERLKGEGAVQEVKGKGQQAMGDAKDAAKDAVNRAAASAKRATE
- a CDS encoding cupin domain-containing protein, yielding MTGHDHSHSHHDHDHDDRWKHDGVRVIPGNQLDTNVPSTAGMDRAAAINFARVGAQKLWAGTVSIKPDAKTGAHHHGHLESVIYVVKGKARMRWGESLQFTAEAGPGDFIFVPPYVPHQEINASPDEVLECVLVRSDGEAVAINLDIEPVEKPETVLWVDPIHRDPNEKK